tagttttattttattattttttataaaataaaaaattatccaCTAAAGAGGAAAACTATCCACTATGCATGtccttttatgtttttttatatttatcaatcactttaaaagctaattttacgaaacactttaatttcaatcggGTAgttttttcagctatcagctataagctatctTATATCTTAATTTTGCCAAACAAAGTCTAAATGTTTTATTAGTATTTTAcgacttataattttaaataatttttttctttttaaaatgacTTATGACTTAAAAGAGAGGGAGGGAGTACAATGTAAAAACATCCACATTAgagtgttaattttttttccaagtattctggtggctagaaatttcatcttaaaggtgaataaatggagtgtctGGGGTTTGAACACCGGCTTCTGcatatatagtgcgatgtctCTAACATTGAGTTAAGTTCACGAGAACTACATGtataaaaatgttttattatggctttcaccaccaatttaatctgatatcaagtggttccagccacCTCGGTATATATTTAActcttaaattatttaatttattttaaattcactgtttcttaattaatttatttattgaaagaCCGCGCTTGTTAATTAGCAAAATGATGTatcaaaaagaaataaaaaagagtttaattgttgtgcaccgtcggtgtaaattatttttgcacagacatccaatgacgcgttgccacgtcacataatgaatgtgacacatcatgtgtttttaatgaccatacatgatgtgtcggttttttattggatgcatgtgcaaaataactttacaccgacggtgcatataaattaaattcaataaaaaatagcaaaatGATTATAACTCACACGCCTGAACTTCATGTTTGAAAGTGACATGAATGAGCATGACCAGTTTTGATCGATGCCTCCTCACACGTTCATTGAGCTACCTTGTACTTGAAGGAATGTCCAAGTGGACCAATTCTGCGTGTTTTTAGTCCAAACTTGGAACACACAAAGGAATAAGCACACTTGACCACCACAACTTAATGTCCCACTTGTTTCTATCATgttttaaatgtgaactttctATGTTATATGTTGTTTTATACATGAAAATATGACTATATAAACCAACCATTTAATCTACACCAAAGTTATACATAGACAAACAAATCACATAAACTTAGCAGTTAGCttagccaaaaaaaaaacaaaaccccTCTATAATTCTTTAACCAGACTTAACTTACCTCTCAACCGAACTTCAGATTACTAAAGTTCATTTTCCGTAGAAACCAGAAAGTTAATACAAAAGAAACGTTTATAGCATCTGTCTTCTAACTTCAAATTATCAATGGTAGTAGACAAATTTGCAAAACTCTTCTGCAAGAAGAAGAATCGCCACAACAAGTGTCACCCTCAACCTAATGAAGAGTTATCATCTTCATCGCTACATGCTTTTCACTCCCATGTTTCCAAACACATTAACCAATTAGCAGTGGAATTGAAACCTGAGTCGGAAAACTTATCATTGTCATGGTTCCTAAGATGTTTTGGCCTTTTTCCTATCATCGACAAGGCTTTTGCAAAGCTTGTTATGGACATCGATTATCCAATGAGTCAATGGGATGCTGATTCTATTGAAGGGTATCTCAACTACACCATGAATTTGCTAGAGCTTTTGAATtcaatttcttcttctctttctcaTCTTAGCCATGCAAGGCTTTCTTTGGCTCATGGTTTGACTTTGATGGAGAAAGAGAAATCACTTTCTTTGGCAAGAAAACATTTGAAAGCAATTAAACCAGCAGGGTGTTTTAGTACTAATTTTGGTAAATCTTTTCACACAGAAGATCATAAAGCAAAGATTTTTTCTGGTAAGCAGTTGATTGTTCATGAGGGTGTAAAGGAAATGAAGAGTATTGGATTTTGGGTATGTGGAGTTCTCTTATCTTGTTTATATGGTGATTTTAAGCCCTACTTGGAGCTAAGAAAAATTGTTGGTGGGTTTGATGGTTCACTAGTTGCCACACTCGATTCCAAAATCAGTGAAAAGATAGTAAAGAACAAGCTGAACTTCAGCGAGATCGAAGagataaataattttgtagCTCACCTTGTTGccggtgatgatgatgatgcagaCAAGGAATTGCAAAGAAAGTTGTGTGAGTTTGAGAAGTTATTTGGTGATATAAGCAAAGAGGTTGATCATCTATTTGATGATGTAATGAGTCAGAGATCTAAATTAATTGATGGATTTCGACTCAAGAAATAACAATAATAGTCCATTGTTTGATTCTTTATGTAAATATCAATAGTTTGTACTTAGCGTTTTTGTAAATGTGTCTTGAGTTGTATAATTCTCAAGTCATGTTAGTAGTAATACTCACTGtagtaatatatttattttatttttatgtgagCAATGAAATATAGACAAGTAAAAAATGGTTATTGATTAATGCATATgattaaaatagaaagaaaacacataaatatttatatggTATAGTAAGATAAAGTTAAGCACTTCATTCATCAGAACATGTAATAAGTGCAACAGAATGAGAAAACTAAAAGATACACAAAACTAACTGAATAGAAAAGAGTCACAATTGTATACATTTTTTGTGACCATAATGACTATAGGCCAGTGCAGCAAATGATAATAATAGAAATATAATCTAACCACTGCAAGTGAAATAGCATCAAAATATTGAGAATAATAGATAACCAGAATAGGTATTGAATGACAGCAACCTTGATGAGCCTTCTGGTGTGAGAATGTGGAAGTGTTTTGACTGAATTGCCTGGATTCTGGAAATGGTAGCAAAATAAGCCAGTTAATAATTTGCCTTAGTTTGAGAATTGTGAAAGCGAATCTTAGACCAATAAGATAATTTGAAAATCCAAAGTAATGAATGATGAGTATTATATTATTGACTCATGTTTTGctcaatttcttaatcattgtatgaaaattataaatatcttAGATTGTGCACACAACCACACACgttatgattaaataaattaaataaatcatattctTACCTGAACAGGATTGCAATTCTTCATGCCCTTTGCTTCTATATGGCCATGTCTCATATTCTGATTTGGTCATTTATTCTTATGACAGGGATGTGTTCAATTTTGGACCAATGTTCCTTCTTTTTATACCTTTCTTCTAACAATGGGCAGTCATTAATGTGCAGTATCTTAAGAGAGTCAGGAAGGTTGTCTTCTGGTATTGACTTTAGTTTTGGACACTGGAAAATATAAAGTGATTCCAGAGAGAAGGACACGATTTTCTCTGACAATGAATCAATCTCTGAAAAACGCCCGATGTAAAGGTATTTTAGTGAGGAGAGGTGTCGAAGTCCATTTCCTTCTAAGGATTTTGTTTCAGAGAGATCCATGATATATAGAGAAACCAGGGAAATGGGCAGCTGCCGCCCCTTGAAAAACATGTTAATAATATCATCACCTTTTATCATCATTGTTGTAAGAGTAGTGACACCTTGGACACCCCACTCTGTTATCCTCACTGAATCAACATGAAATGAATGTAAATTGGGAGGTAAGAAAGCTCCATCGCAAAATGATAACTTCAAACTTGGAAGATTAAAGAGGAGCATATGTTCAAGAGCGGTGAGGGTGTCCATCTGTTGAGGTAATGATACAAGTGCCTTGCAATCATTGACAGAAAGATATTGGAGGGTTGACAAGCTAAGGGAAGAAGTTTctgaaataaaaatagattccAAACTCCTACATTCATGAATGGAAAGATCTTGGAGCATAGGAAAACCATTCAATGGGAAGGAGGTAAGTGTGTCACAACTATTACGTAAATCAAGTTCCACAAGTGATGTGTAATTGCTCCACGTTTCAAGAGGGAGGAATGTTAAGTTGTTACAATCGCGGATACAAAGTTTTTGCAAAGAAGTGGGTAGACCATTTGTTGGAAAGGAATTGAGAGACCAAATGCCATACAGTTTCAATTCTCTGAGACAAGTGCTGTTTACAAACATCTCAGGAACAGATTTTAGCatttgataactccttatcgtCGTATCTTGCAGAAGATACGGAGAATCACTCTCAAGCAATGAGCATTGGATCTGTTTAGTATTGCTTTCAGAATGTAAATCTCTtgcaataaaaaatatttgtattgaGGAGAGCCAAGGCTCAGTAGATGGTGTGGCCAGAAGATcacaatgttttattttaatttcttctatGGAAGGAAGATGACTAGGAAAACACCCTCTCAGTTCAGGACACTTTGATAACTTTAGAGTTTTAAGACGAGGAAAAGGAAATATGTCGTCTTGAATGGGAAGCCATTCCTTCCAATTTGACATGTCCTTAATTACGAGCTCCTCAAGGGATGAAAATTAATGGTTGAATAGAAGAGTTGGAACCTCCTCCTACCATCCCATAAAACTCTGGGCCAATTGTCTCCAATGTTGACATACATTTTATACTTAGGTCCTTAAGAGAAGGTAGCTGGCCTAGTGGTGGAAGTGTCACGCAATATGCACAATTATCGATGCGAAGGGACAACAAGTTAGAAAATGAAGAATCTCCCAACCAACGAGGGAAACTTGTCCCACCATACAAGTCAATGCTCAACTTCTTCAGATTTGATGATGGTTGTAACTTATCAAGCACGTCTTTATCTTTAAGTGAGTCATCAGTTTCCTTGCCCCAATGTAGCGTTAATTCATCAATATGTTCTTTGCTCTTCAAGTTGGTATCATATGCCTCCACAACATCAATGACATTTTCCAAGTTCTTGATGAATAATTTCCCCCGTAGTTTAGGAAACCTCCCCAGTTCTCTGACACTTAGACCAATATTTTCCTTGCCTACTACAAAAACTGTTAAAGTTTGAAGGTTTTCTAGTTCAACAATTTGCTTTGGCATCTCTGTTAAGCTCGTCATATCGACATCCAGGTGACGTAAATTAGTTAACTTTCCGGTATGTTTTGGAAGTTCTGTGAGATTTGAGCACCATGATAGAAGCAAGGTTTGCAAGTTGTAGAGATTGCAGATTGTGTCAGGCAAGCTTTTGATTTTAGTGTGAGAGAGGTCTAGATAGCGCAACTGCACCAAATTGCCAATTGAATCTGGAAGCATGGTGATGttataatattttgataatgATAGGACCCGCAACCTTCCCAATGTGGGTAGAAAATCATTGACCACCTTTAGTAATAAGTAATTTTCTTTCCATAGACCAATGGGTAGGTAGCTTCTCAAGCATTTGAATTTGGTTAAAATCATAAACTTCTTGCCAATGTCAAACCTTTCTTGATTATATGACAAATGACGAACATTTTCAGAGGTGTCACCACTAAAGTCAAGCTTATAACAACTTTTTCCAGATACAACCGTAGCTAAATCATTAACAAGGTCATGCATGACAAACTTTTGTCCTCTAGAATCATCATGCAATATTTGTTGAATTAATGATCTAGATAACAATTCAGCAAAACACTCGTTACCTACTTCCTCCATAGATTTTCCGTCTTGAGAATGATCAAGGAATCCTTCTGCCATCCACAAGAAAACCAATTGCTTCCTATCAAGTGGATAGTCCTTCGGAAAAATGGAACAATAGGAAAAACATCTTTTCAACTGAGAGGAAAGATGTTGATAACTCAGAAACAACGCGGGCAAAATATTATCATTTGGTAAGTTCCATATTTCACTATTTAGAACTTCAATCCACTCTTTAGTATCTACTTTCGAACGCAATAGTCCTCCAAGTGTTTTAGCAGCTATGGGCAACCCACCACATTTTTTCGCAATTTTTCTGCCAATAACTTCTAGATCTAAGCATTTACTTCCACAAAATTCTCCACTTCCAAATGCATGCTTGGAGAGTAATGACCAGCTGTCTTCATCTGATAGAACTTCTAATTTATGAATAGGAAATGTGTGTGCAACAATTGCAACTTTTTCTTGGCGTGTTGTGACGATCACTCTGCTTCCACTATTTCCTCTAATCAAGGGAGTTACAAGTTCATCCCAATCATTATAATTGTCATTCCATAGGTCATCCAACACAATCAAAAATCTTTTGTCTCTCAAATGTTTCTTGAGTTCAACTCGAAGAATATCAAGATTATTACTTTCCCCTACTTCTGAAGTGACAGATTCAAGGAGAGTTTTGGTTAcattcaaaatatcaaaatccTCAGATACACAAGCCCATGCTTTGAGATCAAAGTGCTTTTGAACTTTTTCATCATTGTAAGCAAGTTGTGCAAGTGTTGTTTTTCCGACACCACCCATGCCTAAAATTGCAACAACGCCTATATTGTTATTGCTAGTGCCATTATCTGATAGCAACATGTTCATTACTATCTCTTTGTCATCTTTCCTACCCACCATGACAGATTCATTGACCATAGAACTTGAAGGTGTTCTATGAGAAACTCTAGCACTTTTAATTTGCAAACCAAGGATATCTTTATTCTGTGCAAAAAGCTGCAGGGTTTCACACATGATCTTCATTTGGGAATTGATCTCTCCATAGATGTTTTTAAAAGGAGATGAAAGGAAGTTCCACACCTGATTAGTTTTGTTTGCAGCTTGCGTACTCTCCACCTTACATCGCAGAGAATCATAGCTGATTTGGTTGATCAAATCCTCGGCATCAAAGACAGCATCTTTCAAGTCATTAAGCCATTGTTTGACAGTAGGATTGTTGAGCTgcttctcctcagcatcatccaGCACAGCCTGAAGAGTGAGCAGTGTTGTTTTCAACTGCCTCAAGAGTGAGACGTTGAGTTTGGTGTTTGTGATGTAATCAAGAAACTCTTTTGAAGCAAGTTTCTCAACTAAGGTTTGAACAGTAGCAGAGAGAAAAGCCCCTCCCACCATAGTTGCAGCCATCTTCTAAAGTTAAAGGAAAGCAGGAAGCAAGGAAGTTGTATAGGAAATTTGAAGtataatgaatgaatttggaAGAAAACGAATAATAGTTAATGGACAAAAgaagagataaaagaaaaagaaaaagttgcACACTCACTTCTGCCTGCATCTTTAG
This portion of the Trifolium pratense cultivar HEN17-A07 linkage group LG3, ARS_RC_1.1, whole genome shotgun sequence genome encodes:
- the LOC123914393 gene encoding UPF0496 protein 4-like, with amino-acid sequence MVVDKFAKLFCKKKNRHNKCHPQPNEELSSSSLHAFHSHVSKHINQLAVELKPESENLSLSWFLRCFGLFPIIDKAFAKLVMDIDYPMSQWDADSIEGYLNYTMNLLELLNSISSSLSHLSHARLSLAHGLTLMEKEKSLSLARKHLKAIKPAGCFSTNFGKSFHTEDHKAKIFSGKQLIVHEGVKEMKSIGFWVCGVLLSCLYGDFKPYLELRKIVGGFDGSLVATLDSKISEKIVKNKLNFSEIEEINNFVAHLVAGDDDDADKELQRKLCEFEKLFGDISKEVDHLFDDVMSQRSKLIDGFRLKK